In the Pocillopora verrucosa isolate sample1 chromosome 4, ASM3666991v2, whole genome shotgun sequence genome, GACCACAATATGacataattatgtaaattttagGGTAGAGACTATCATATGTGTGACAATAAATATTCAATGTAGTAAATAATTTTTGGGAAACCTTTCGTGTTCCATGTTTTCCAATCAATATTGCAAGTAAACATTGAGACTTATTACGTTCCAACTAGAACATTTTGACAAGTCCAGATGGCAAATTTTAGGTTTGCAGTTGTGCAACTACGTAAACATCACTTACGTAGAAAACTGAAAATACCTTAACCAATTACAAGTTCAAAATTGACTCGCAGTAAAATGACTATAACCTACAAACCCTGTGACTATACGTATTAAATTTTAGTACAAAAACGGGTAATAAGGATATTAAAGCTTGTCAAAGTTCAATCGCAGAACTCGCAAAAACCTGAAACCGTGCTCAATGATAAGCTTAAAAAGCTTAAAACTAAAGGAAATTCTTTGGGATAATCCCTTCAATACTACACTACGACAGATTTCTAACGTTTTACACATCAAGATCGCTGCATCTATGAAACATTGATCAGCTATACTCTACCTTAAACCAAAAATGTCCTTCTTAGCCAAATCAACTCCTTCAACGACTATTACTCGAACAATTTTGAGGTTTGGATTCTGCAATAAACACAGACATGTAATTGACAATGTGGCTTCATGCTTAGGCAGATCTAAAATGCCCAGAACTCGACGTTAAAAACATTTTCGCTGCGTTGAGATATTCTCAATAACTTACCCGCGAAGACTTCAACCCATGAACAACGGATGGACCTCTCGGAGGCAAATCCATGGACTCTTCGGCGATAAACACTGAATATACTATCTAGACGCGAATGTTACGGCCATTTTAACAACGCAGTGTAGATCCAGTTCCCACGCGGATAGTTTGTAGCCCAAAGCACGAATCGAGCGTAACTGCGGAGGCGGGCGTAATATTACGAACACTAAGTGATCTGTACGTCagcgttttcttttcttgtataTCACGTAGGCATAAATTAGCTATGATTGTAGATGACTCTAGGctgaaaaatgtaaatatttataacTGTCTTAGCAATAGGGAAACGCCACTGatgaagaaaatatatatattataatttttttaaattcctaatCTAGTGGGGGATAGACCCGTGAGGCAATTCAACTGAACACGAGAAAACCTTGTGAGATGCGTGCTAATCATTATTCTACCGATTACTTTCCAAAAACCTTTCGAGATGGAAACAGAGGGAAAACTACAACCACTCAAAGGACAGGTAGCTTctcctgttttttttgttttgcttttttgaagtgtttttttcctctcatcaTCAAGATCAAATGTCTTAGTAAGATTGCCCCGGCATGCATATTCGCCTAATCCGTTAAAAACAATTACCGCATATTCAACCGAAACGTGTACCGAGGGGAAATTTCGTTGATGCATTTCCCAAAActaattttattctttgatttGCCATTTTGAAATAGTGACATTCAATTCTGCGGAAATATTAAAATGCTGAGAACAATCATAAAGAAAATTACCTGATTCACTGCCACCAAAcatctacttttaaaaaaaaaaaacataaaagataAAAGGGTACATTATGAATCTAAATGTGGGTAGAAACATCTTATGTTGTTCAGATCCTTTTTGACAAAAGAAAACGCAATCACTCTTTCCGTGATAGCGGTAAAAAGCGattcaatattttttgtatAATTCATGCTTACAAAATGATGTCTGTTGATATAGGATCCTCTAAACAGTACTGTTTGTAGGCAAGACTCAATAGAAACAGTACCACCAAATCAGAATTGAGACACTGACATAAGAATGTAGCAATAGATGTACTGCGTTCGTTCCATGCGCTGCATGAGATCTTAAATACGTAAAGCATTTAATTTGTCAATGGAAAAGTAAGTGATCACTGTTTTTTAAGTGCTGAAGAGCATTTTGATGTACGGCTAGCGGGTGGCGCCATATGCCTCGTTCATGGCAAAAACTTATAAATATGCTCATGTTGTTTTGCTGGGTCTCATTTAGGAGTCCTCCTGCTGACTGCCTCCTGAGTTCTGTAGCCAAGTCTTCTCATGCAGGCTTTAATCCGTCTCAAACAGAAGCATATCTGGTTAAACAAACTACATCACGTTTGTAAGCTTACACGAGACCATAGGGTAATACACGTTTTCTGATTTTCTCGCAATCATCTCAGACATTTGCTCTTAATACTTCAATCACGGAAAAGTTACGTCATCGAGGGAGCTTTTTACGGAGCCAATTCAGTTATCACTGAGAGCAAACTGCTACAAGTCTtgtgtgataaaaaaataacattacaaaaaaaacaaaaaaataaaaccgcAAAACTTagaatttaacttttcttcCGCACAGCTTTTGGGCAGTATGCGGATGGATCCGACttccgaagaaaaaaaaagaatttgatcGATTTGATAGCTTAATTTCTCATCTTAATTCATTTACATTATTCAAAATGAGCAGCAAACAAATTTACGACGTGAAAAATCATAAGACGGAAAGTGATTATATCAAAATGTGTGTTTAGAACCTTTCCTTCATTCCTCTTTCGGAGGTTCTGAGATAATTGGATGAAACAGTTTTTCtggtaaatattgaaaattttgatgatttagCCATGCCAAACTCTGTTGTTCCACTACTGGAGTTAAACGGTCAGTGATGGGCAACTGGGTATGTCTGGTATCCGGGTGGCTGTGTTTTAAGTTAAGGAGTTAATCACTAACAGGGTATTTACTTGTAATGAACAGTTTGGTAAGCTACGTATAATACAATGCTAAAGATTTTATGGACCAATCTATGATACATTAAAATGTCAACAGCCTTATGAAACATTAGCCATAAGAAAGGATATTTCATGCAGTTTCTCTTCCTGAAGTTGCGCCACTGATCTTTCGCGCCTTGCAACTGCATACGAGGGTATAGAAAATTGCCCAGTAACTATCTGTGGTAGCTGTAATTCCGGTATAGACAGAAAAGTTTACTAAAACAGATTGAGTTGATATACATGATGCTAAATGGCGatgcaaattaaaattacatGACGAGTTGTTTGTTTCAAGAGACATCCACGCGTCTGCAATACATTAATCACTGATTCGTTTTAGGTGTCTTACAATCTTAAATCGGCCATACGAACAGCCACACTGGCAGCGTGAATACAATGGGTAAGGAAAAAACTAAACTTGGACTTTCAATTGCATTATTTCATTACTCTGATTAAAATGAATGCTATGGTGGACGTAGTTGTTACTACTATAAATCTCGGTGCTGTAAGtgtatcatttctttttttaagttgtaTTCCACTAACAacaattttcatatttgtaTTCGCAATAATACAACTTGAGACTGTTTTCATAACTCGTGTAAATGCAAAGCATAAGGATGTGTGTGGGGATTCGACTTACAAATTTCGTGGCGTTGTCAGCTGTGACAGCGTTAGTAcggaaaagggaaaaaaggaaagtatgCATCTTATCAAGGATGTCAGTGCGATCGTGTAATGTGTACATCAATTAGGGAGGACTTTTGTGGGAATGACAGCTCAATTCTGTTTCTAGGAATCACAGGATCATTGGCTTATATTCTGCACAGTATATCAAAGAGTTAACCCGTGTCACTTTGATTCATGTTGTAATGACATGATTAACTTTAAcactgaaaaatgatttttttgtgacTAATgccaatataattttttcctttttcatgcGTGCTTAAAAGCAAGCAAGAACGTATTTGACTTTATAgcaatattttttaagtttttttttgtgttgctgTCCTTGCCTTCAGCTTTGACAGACAGCATAAACCTCAACTTTTACTTCTCTATCCTCTGACAATTATGAATGTACTACCTGGTAGTAAGAATTAAAAAGATCCATAGCCCTCTCCTTGGAATTGTGTGAAGTTGGAGGTAGATGTAACTCAAATGATTCACTTGATAGTAGAGTTGGAGTGCTGGGAACACATTGTGGTCCTGTACTACCAGGTGGAAATGGCTCTTCCTCTACTGAGTGACTTGAAGATGCTAAGTCATCTCTTTGATTGGTAGGAAGCCTTGACAGGATGGAAATTGTGCTATGAGttaatatattttacatttatcTAGATCCTCAATTAAAAGTAAACCACTGGGCATGCATTTTTTTTGAGTCGAAGTGCTGATATTCCTCTTACTTGAAGTAACAAGAAGGGTTGTTAGTACTCTCCTTGAATGGGATGCTCATCTGTATTAGGTTAAACTCCCTGCCCCCAGCATTTCAAATAGTCTCCTAAATAGTTTACTGAAACCAATTAATACTTCTGGGTATAGAAACATACAGTTTTGTCTGTGCACACATGCATTAGTCTGAGCGCACTCTGTGCATTAGAACCTGTAAGAACACTCTATCTGTGGTCCCATGTACTAACCTTTCGGCCAAGGCATGCTCTTGAAGTAATATTAATACTACTGATTATATCTCTTAAGAACTTCTAACAggtcaaaaattaattaaaaaatgacaagaatttAATGGAGAGATATAGTCTATAAAGGGAGATTTAGTTATTATGTGACTTTTACAGGCAGATCGACATGATTTCACTATGTATACAGGGTCAGCTACTGAATATTATATCACAATTTTCAGAGCAATTTGTTTGTAATAACAACTGTTTGAGTGCAAACATCTCACAAATCCAATGAGCATAAATTATGCTTAGGGTTAGGTATGGcttggaaatatattttaccAGTTGAATTCCACATGTTTCCTTCTTAGCTGAGCCACATGAGCTATCACATCGAAACCTTGTTGACTTTGACGCATTCTTGGGGGGTTGTTGGACCGTTTCCGTTTCTTTTTCTTAAGTTTAGAGGGATGTGGAATACTCCCTCTGAAAATAACTCCAGTTATTGGCTTTTTACAGTCATTCAACTCAAGAGAGCCCCTTGCTACAACCTTGCCACAAACCTAAACAGCAACGCAAATAAATCAATgagattattaattttaaaagagcTAATAATAGTTAATGCCTTGATGTGACCCTAAACAACCCAGATGCTTGTTAGGATTTTCTTGTATTGTCATCAAGCTCTGTGTTTCAATATGGTATCGTGAGTGGAGCATTTGAAACAGCAACACTATATTTTGATGGACTTTGACCAGAAAGCGAACCTTTGAGCACGTTATAATCAAAATGATGATGGTACTCTTGTACTATCAGCTATTTAAAAGTTATAATTTGCTAACTCAAACTTCATGTAGAAGCCGGAAGAACCCAATTCCCACAGTAAATCACTTTCATTTAGTTATGCACATAGCTCACCCCAACTGATGATGGCTGAAGACGAGCTCTTGGGCACTCACTGAAGAGGAGGAAAAAACACCAATGAAAGAAACATTCTGGCTAAAGAATTAATTTGTTCTGGTACGTTATATTACTAAACATTTGCATATCAGGCATTTGAAAATATACTGGAAAAGTTGACTCCGAACTGGTAGCTGATAATTCTATGGGCTTACTGATTAAAGCATATCAATTACGTGTTGGTGTACAGTGCCAGATTTCGCAGAAGTTAGTTTCATCCAGTGGTCCTTCAGGCAAAGAGCTTGATTCACCGCAAATCTTACAAACATAAAAAAGGCAATTGTCAAGTCACGTCCTactaatttttgttgtttagaatgattgACGAAGGTCACTTTGATACTTGCCTATTCAGATCAGTAGTTGATTTCCAAAGCAAATTTTCCATAAGGCCTCCACTGTCTGTTTCTTGTCTCCTCACAGTTTCTGAActcctgcaaaacaagaaaaaaaaaatcggtcTTAACTTACGTATACATTAAGGCTAGAAAATCGTAACAAACATTGTGCTGTACATGCACAATCCACAGAACAATGGTAAACTTGCCTTGCTGAGGGAATAACCAACAAGTTTGCCTCACAACCTTCAAGAACCTCATTTTCACGAGGAAACGTTCGAGCTCCTGCCGCCATTGGGATCATCGACATCAATTAATTAACcagtaaattgtttaaaaattggtagagataaaaatttccttcaatttCCTGAACGTTTGCATTTGTCGTGGGGTACGCGCGCCGGGGCGGATGCAATTGTTTTCCCGCGCATTTTTTCGCGCCATTCTCTCAAAGACTCAAACTCAATTCCCGTGCACACTGTCCTGAACATTTCGGATAGGGAAACTGCAAGGGATTATTAAGTTTACATATTCTTGGAAACAGTAATCAAACGCACACATCCACCCTCTTCTAAACTTagcatccccccccccccccccccgattgATTAATTATTCACATATTCCACTGATGGGAAACGAAACTGACAAGTTAGTTAACACTTTCGTTTTATTTTCAGGCTCATGAATAGGCCATTTGTTTCCGTAGAAAGTAAACTGTCAGTCTAAGTCCGTAATTCTAAGGTAAGTTGTTAATTTAAGTCCGTAATTCTACTTCGAGGATTATTGAGGAGAGCTGTATTTAATCGCCGAAATCACTGCAGAGCTAAGAATTGCAACCTTCCATAACAGCTGAGCAAGTTCCTCGATTGGCGTTTCGGATTGGAGCAGGGTTAACGTTGAGAGTGGATATATACCCATTTCACTCTTTAACTTGTGGATACGCGAAGtgtaaaaacaagttttttataGTAACACTGATATGGAAGTGAGTCATTCATTCACTAAGATGTAGACACACTTTAATTGGTCGTTCTGACACTAAGTCGTCCTCCCATTGTCCTTCAGCTCTGCGCCTGACGGAATAGTAACCGCGCATTAACGATGGTAAGCGCACTTTCGTCGTGCGATTTCTCTTTCATCAGTTATGTTCTCCTTGAGCGGCTTCTCCCTCGCCCACttaattttcaccaagaaacTTGCCTTCGTTCGTTCGCCTGTTCTGCAAGATGGGCAAGAGCATCTTGTCTGACCTTGTCTTTGTGAAATATATTTATTGCGTGTTTCTCTCGTGACGACACTGTGGCGTGAGAGTCTGGAACTAGCGCATGTCCGCTAATCAACGATCTTGCATAACGTTAAATTGGACGACGATCACGATCATCAGGCAATTGCGAAGGAATCGAGCACACTTTTGTCGACAAAACCCCGACAACACATATTACAGTTCAAATGCTAAGGATTGGAACTCTTTCCAGGGCTCTAGGGAGACCTGTAAGTATTTCTCTGTATGAAAAGATAAATCACATCtgataaaattgatttttaagaACGATTGATATAGATAGTTCTCGCAATGAGTTCACATAACatttattgtattatttgtttgtgcaaggtaaatatattttgtttcataaaGAAGCAGACAGATACGTAACTGTTGCATAATAAAAATTGTATCGTTTACTCAAAATGGATTGGCCCTGAGACAATTTGATTTCAGAGGGTGACTACTTTAAAGTGCTATTTACTGACTTGAAGAGTCGTCTCAGTAATTGAATCAGATCTTGATTATTTCTTGAAGAATCGAAAACGCAAGATAGATATTCAGCGAGTCTTTCTGCGTCGTTTTGTAACAAGTGGAGATCAAGATATTCCTTTGAAAGAAAGCACAAATCTTTCTGAAACAActaatggtaaaatttccgcacagccccatcctacattatgcattcagttcttgattgagaaaacattaataaaaacaatacattgccatcgggagaacaattttgttttacaatagtatggggctcTGTAAAAATTTTACCTAACTAATTGTGATCGGTGGATTTGATGCACAATTTGCTCGTTTTGGCTTTTAAATGTCTACAATGGATAGCAGAACTGC is a window encoding:
- the LOC131775923 gene encoding uncharacterized protein; this translates as MSMIPMAAGARTFPRENEVLEGCEANLLVIPSARSSETVRRQETDSGGLMENLLWKSTTDLNSECPRARLQPSSVGVCGKVVARGSLELNDCKKPITGVIFRGSIPHPSKLKKKKRKRSNNPPRMRQSQQGFDVIAHVAQLRRKHVEFNWLPTNQRDDLASSSHSVEEEPFPPGSTGPQCVPSTPTLLSSESFELHLPPTSHNSKERAMDLFNSYYQLPQIVTGQFSIPSYAVARRERSVAQLQEEKLHESHPDTRHTQLPITDRLTPVVEQQSLAWLNHQNFQYLPEKLFHPIISEPPKEE